In Chrysemys picta bellii isolate R12L10 chromosome 3, ASM1138683v2, whole genome shotgun sequence, a single genomic region encodes these proteins:
- the PRR18 gene encoding proline-rich protein 18: MSLPPILPPPAPAAIPAAPRAQPRKPAAPRKAAPPPPAEEKPPRKPRGAPPERAGPFPSSWPCASLQRQQPRRPAPAPPQPRGRSCETLCAAAGPEAGAGEAALRFSLSLPPEAALVLQRRSLEKQRGRPSPSSATERLLPGSRSKAAPAVGGSARRGARAGPGSSPGDLRALLKISLLNERHRYDDVEYEEEAAPGAVADEGLVRKCTEWLRGVESAAGRDRADKLETLPHLGAL; the protein is encoded by the coding sequence ATGTCCCTGCCGCCCAttctgcctccccccgccccggccgcTATCCCCGCCGCCCCCCGAGCGCAGCCTAGGAAGCCGGCGGCCCCCAggaaggcagcgccgccgccgCCCGCCGAGGAGAAGCCACCGAggaagccgcggggggcgcccccGGAGCGGGCcggtcccttccccagctcctggccctgcGCCTCTCTGCAGAGGCAGCAACCGCggaggccggccccggccccgccacaGCCCCGCGGTCGCTCCTGCGAGACCCTGTGCGCGGCGGCGGGGCCGGAGGCGGGGGCTGGAGAGGCCGCTCTGCGCTTCTCGCTCAGCCTCCCCCCCGAGGCGGCCCTGGTGCTGCAGCGCCGCAGCCTGGAGAAGCAGCGGGGGCGGCCGAGCCCCTCCTCAGCCACCGAGCGCCTCCTGCCGGGCTCCCGGAGCAAGGCGGCCCCGGCCGTGGGGGGCTCGGCGCGGAGGggggcccgggccgggccggggtccagccCCGGGGACCTGCGCGCCCTGCTGAAGATCTCGCTGCTGAATGAGCGGCACCGCTACGACGACGTGGAGTACGAGGAGGAGGCGGCGCCGGGGGCCGTGGCGGACGAGGGGCTGGTGCGCAAATGCACCGAGTGGCTGCGCGGGGTGGAGAGCGCGGCCGGCCGGGACCGGGCCGACAAgctggagaccctgccccacctgGGGGCCCTCTGA